In a genomic window of Thermoprotei archaeon:
- a CDS encoding transketolase C-terminal domain-containing protein produces MAQTLVINGNHAAAYGAKLSKVQFISAYPITPQTVIVERLAQMVEIGELNAKFIRVESEHSALAACIGAASTGLRAFTATSSHGLAYMHEMVIWASGARLPIVMPVVTRAFAPPWSIWDEHTDILLERDTGWIVFMAENNQEVLDTIIQAYRIAENENVLLPVMIGMDAFILSHTTTPVEIPDQELVDNFLAQESKRSFILDPNNPITHGSLTYPEWYMEFRYLLYKAMTDAKSVIKDAANQWAKLTGKYHGDLIDCYKCTDADVNMITIGSPSGDAKEAADILRAEGYKTGVIRLRVIRPFPSEELRQAAHNSKVLIVVDRNLSPGIGGILLNEVKGVFQTMKKQPLVHGFIAGLGGRDITLQNFISMFKRGYEILEKDEEPGIEWINLRREVL; encoded by the coding sequence ATGGCGCAAACATTAGTTATAAATGGTAATCATGCAGCAGCCTATGGTGCAAAACTTTCAAAAGTTCAGTTCATATCAGCATACCCTATAACACCACAAACTGTTATAGTAGAACGATTAGCACAAATGGTAGAAATCGGTGAATTAAACGCAAAATTTATTAGGGTTGAATCAGAACATAGCGCACTCGCAGCATGCATAGGTGCGGCATCCACAGGACTTCGAGCATTCACAGCAACATCATCACACGGATTAGCATACATGCATGAAATGGTTATTTGGGCTTCAGGAGCACGATTGCCAATAGTAATGCCAGTAGTGACTCGAGCCTTTGCACCACCATGGAGTATTTGGGATGAACATACGGATATACTATTAGAGAGAGATACTGGATGGATAGTATTCATGGCTGAAAATAATCAAGAAGTCCTTGATACAATAATACAGGCATACAGAATCGCAGAAAACGAAAACGTTCTATTACCGGTTATGATAGGAATGGACGCATTCATACTCTCACACACAACAACACCAGTTGAGATACCGGACCAAGAGCTTGTGGACAATTTTCTTGCGCAAGAAAGCAAAAGATCATTTATCCTAGATCCAAACAACCCAATAACGCATGGAAGCCTTACATATCCAGAATGGTATATGGAGTTCAGGTATCTTCTTTATAAAGCAATGACAGACGCAAAATCAGTAATAAAAGATGCAGCGAATCAATGGGCAAAACTCACAGGAAAATACCACGGAGATCTGATAGACTGTTATAAGTGCACAGATGCGGATGTAAACATGATAACAATAGGATCACCGTCTGGTGATGCAAAAGAGGCAGCTGATATACTTAGAGCAGAAGGATACAAAACCGGTGTGATAAGATTACGTGTAATAAGACCGTTCCCATCAGAAGAACTCAGACAAGCAGCACACAATTCAAAAGTTCTCATAGTAGTAGATAGAAACTTATCACCAGGAATAGGTGGAATATTATTGAACGAAGTAAAGGGGGTATTTCAAACAATGAAAAAACAACCCCTAGTGCACGGGTTTATAGCAGGACTAGGAGGACGTGACATAACACTCCAAAATTTCATATCAATGTTCAAGAGAGGTTATGAAATATTAGAAAAAGATGAAGAGCCAGGTATAGAATGGATCAACCTTAGAAGGGAGGTGCTCTGA
- a CDS encoding 4Fe-4S binding protein has product MSIKIPLTPISRPAIGASGKTGSWRTAKPIINYDKCKDCLICWMYCPESSIARTEKDKVLIEYEYCKGCGICANVCPFKAIDMVEEE; this is encoded by the coding sequence ATGAGCATTAAAATACCGTTAACACCAATCTCACGCCCTGCCATAGGTGCATCAGGTAAAACTGGTTCATGGAGGACAGCGAAACCCATAATTAATTATGACAAATGTAAAGATTGTCTCATATGTTGGATGTACTGCCCAGAAAGTTCTATAGCAAGAACTGAAAAAGATAAAGTACTAATAGAATATGAGTATTGTAAAGGTTGTGGAATATGTGCTAACGTTTGTCCCTTTAAAGCTATTGATATGGTTGAGGAGGAATAA
- a CDS encoding 2-oxoacid:acceptor oxidoreductase family protein, translating into MLVEFRFHGRGGQGVVTAADLLVKAAYLEDKWGQSYPFFGAERRGAPVAAYARISDRPLKVHYQIYESDVVVVLDPSILKLINVTSGLRKNGAIIINTGGKEIEPLKLEHGTVYTVNATKIAIKLNLVAAGWPTVNTGILGAVVKATNIIKIESLVRAIKDTWKGNIGESNAKAALMAYEDVIKL; encoded by the coding sequence ATGCTAGTTGAGTTTAGGTTTCATGGAAGAGGCGGTCAAGGCGTCGTGACTGCTGCAGATCTTCTCGTAAAGGCTGCTTATTTGGAAGACAAATGGGGTCAATCATACCCATTCTTCGGCGCTGAACGTAGGGGCGCACCTGTAGCTGCGTATGCAAGAATTTCAGATAGACCATTAAAGGTTCACTATCAAATTTATGAATCCGATGTGGTAGTCGTCTTAGATCCTTCAATACTTAAGCTGATAAATGTAACAAGCGGACTTAGAAAAAACGGCGCTATCATAATAAACACCGGAGGAAAAGAAATCGAACCACTAAAACTAGAACATGGAACAGTATATACAGTGAATGCAACAAAGATAGCAATAAAACTAAATCTAGTAGCTGCTGGATGGCCAACAGTAAATACAGGGATCCTGGGCGCTGTAGTAAAAGCAACGAATATAATAAAAATCGAATCATTAGTAAGAGCAATTAAAGATACATGGAAAGGAAACATAGGCGAATCAAACGCTAAAGCAGCATTAATGGCATATGAGGATGTGATAAAACTATGA